In Tribolium castaneum strain GA2 chromosome 8, icTriCast1.1, whole genome shotgun sequence, the genomic window ataatgaatttccCGATCAAATCAAACTTACTAATACAAATAAGCCGAATAGTAACGGAGATTCTTGCGCATGTTAGGTTGGGTTTTCTGCTCAATGtgatataacttttttttctccTATTATTACTTTGGTTTTCGCAAACTCACCGAAATTGTTGGTTTACATGAATTGTGTAAATACAATTGTTGAACGAaaggaatttttattatatactttttgcttttgtagagaatttcgTATCGGCAGTAAAGGTTTTCCTCAAGTTaagttttgttattattaaatatcgAGTGTTCTGTGTTGTAGGCTAATTATTTATAgtaaatagaaaatttatatattttttttaaccattaAATACAACTTTTCTGTAGAATATATCATAAAATTTGTATATTATATAGACGTTATTAAGTATATAAAGATGTAATGGTACTCACTTGGGTTTTTGTTTGGGTCCCAACGCCTCATTGATAAACATTTATTGAGATATTTGTACAACAAATAACagttatatataaatataaattatatcatttttgtACTAAAGTACACATTTTTCTCAACAGTAAGTAATACAGTCAGAAATGAACAACATTTAAATGTAATTTGAGCAAATGAACAACACATGGGATTAAACACCTAAAACATTGTGACATTTAAATCGTGTTCTAAATATATTCAACTTTTTCTTGGTGCTTTGTTTGACACAGTTGGAAGATTAATACTGAGGTCGTTTCGTATATTAGGCTAAATCTGCTCCGGATCAACAATCACATTTAACTAGTTCCTTATATTCAGGgtagaaaaaatgaaaaaaattgactacTCGTGTTTCTGTCATCAGTCTTGAGGtgattaaaacaaatcgaGTGATATTTTATCGTACCCTGCTTCAAATAAAAGTCAATATTATTGCCTTAATTCGTCTCAGACTTGTCTAcagttacatataaaggtttGTACAGTACGATAGGCtctctaaaaaaaaacaatcaattaaggtttttttcataattgctCACCTAATGTGGTGTTCGTTTCCGTCGTAGACTTGGCCAAGGAGAAACTCCGGCCCTATGTATTGCCCGCCTTCGACGTGGGAACAAGCATGTTCTGGTTTTCGgtcaattaattcaattaaactcAATTGATCAATAACTTACCGTATTGTATAGCCGGTGTCGTGTTTGTGTTGGGTATTCGAAAAGGGACAGTAGCTATAGTTATCGGGAAACTGACCTGGACTATATCTACGTCTTTATCACTGTCTAAACTTAcctaaaatcaaaaaatgacaGTGTTATATCGTTTCCCGCCTTCCGAATATTCCATATCCGGCTCGGAGGACCATATGTTTGAGTATCGAACTTAGCCCAGAGTTCTTACTCAAACATGGGATATTTGGAGGGTggaaaagatatttattttctgtggAACTTACGGAAAGCACGTAGTAAATTTGTACTAGTCTACAAATTCCAACAAGCGTCGTAGGCATCGGAGGTAAAACAAGGCTATTGGCACTGTCCCACTTGCTCCTCGAGTGTGGCTTTACATTGCTCCCCCTGTACTCAAAAACGAGATGTTTCAAATCTTTACTGACACCCAACACTCCTCTAtcgataaaaaattcacaacacTGCTCCAACCTGACCCGTAATCTGACCTCATCGTCGCTCTGATTGTCGATTGTTGCTTTCAGTTTTACACTTTCTTTGCAAACATAGGCTGAGCGCTCCAACACGCATCTTAGACTGATGGTGCCCTTTTTGCAGCACCAACAGCAGGTGCTTTTTCTGTCTTCGTAAACCAGCGGTTTCTAGTGggagaaaattacaatttttggaaataaatttagGGGAAATCACCAAATATTGCTCGTCCATGCAGTCGATGTGGGGGCCGATCACTGTGAAGTACTTCATGCCCTGTGGGGGGCTCGCGTACGGGATATCGATAGTGACTTTGAAGTAATACCTGTTAATTGattgcaatttatttaatttccatCCTATTTCTTATTGTTTCGTGTAAGATAGATGCtataataatctttaaaataaaaaaactaaacccccaaactttttaaatgtgCAACATATATGCTCTCAGGTTTTATCGCATTAATTTATCGAAACTGGggaaaaaaaacttcaatCAACTATCCAGTAAATCAATCATTTataaaatccaaaataaaaaataaaattaaaggtggGCCACGAAATGGCACGAACGATCTAAGTGTCATGAGAACATGCCACGAACGAAGTGATTGTCATGAGAACATGTCAGATATTGAAGAAAGAGGTCACGAAATGGCACAGAGGAAGTGAGTGTCATGAGAACATGTCACGAAATGGCACGAACGAAGTGAGTGTCATGAGAATCTGTCACGAAATGACACAAACGAAGTGAGTGCCATGAGAACATGTCACCAAATGGCACGAACGAAATGAGTGTCATGAGAACATGTCACGAAATGGCACGAACGAAGTGAGTATCAAGAGAACATGTCAGATATTGAACAGGGAGATCACTAAATGGCACGAACGAAGGGAGTGCCATGAGAACATGTCACCAAATGGCACGAACGAAATGAGTGTCATGAGAACATGTCACGAAATGGCACGAACGAAGTGAGTGTCAAGAGAACATGTCAGATATTGAACAGGGAGATCACTAAATGCCACAAACGAAGGGAGTGTCATGAGAACATGTCACGAAATGGCACAAACGAAGTCACCAACTTGACAATCATCAcgtatctaaaaaaaatccaggAAAATCCCGAAAgacattgtttaaaaaaatcatagccCCTGCAAATCCGTTAGAATTTACGTACGCCAACTAATTTcttttatatttcttgtttTGATGAATTGGAAAGCAAATAACACGACGTAAGGTAGATGCTaaaatgatgttttttttttaaataaaataatgatttttttaataaacgaaatgaattctcaaattttttaaatatacaacATTTATGGTCTCAGATTTTATCTCAATGATTTATTGAAATGGGGGAAGAAGagtttaatgaattatttctaggaaaataaagaaaattacatcagttaaaaaaaattaataatcaaatttcTCCTGGTTCAGCTCTAGAATATAACACACCTCCCTTTCAGTAACAGTAACAAAGTGAAAAACACTAAATTGGGTGAAACATAACACCATAATTACCTTTTTTTGGacgttttaacattttttcagtaagaaaagcatttattttaaaaaaaactttaaaatgaaatcgaaaaatcattaaattgcatataattttttacacttatgcctttttcgaacatttaaaaactctattaatgttaaaatttacGAGTTTTCTCGAAATAATGTTTATCTTTGCCATTTCACTGCGAAAAACGCGATTATTGCGACAACTTATGCAGAAAATATACCAGGAAAAGtagtcaaaatattttgaaaatggcGTTTTTCGAAGGTTTAagaacatttttcaaatcatATTTTATGCAGAATTTTGCTAACCGAAGCCGAAACATCATTAAAAAGTATCTAGCGAAAATAAAACTATATTAAAACATGCTTTTTTTAGAGCGGTTATACCGTAACACAACAccattattatctttttttttgacgttttATATATTTTCGGTAAGAAAAgcatgtattaaaaaaaacgtaaaaaggaaaccgaaaaatcattaaattgcATAGAATTTTTTACACTCTTATGCCTTTTTCGAACATTTAAAACCTTTATTGAAGCTAAAATTTAGGAAATTTCGCCAAATAAAGTTTATCTTTGACACTTAATAGCGAAAAACTTGATTATTGCGACAACTTATGCAGAAAATATGCCAGGAAGAAtagtcaaaatattttaaaaatggtgttacTTTTGCGTTTTTCGAAGGTTTAAGAATATTCTTCAAACCATATTTTATGCGGAATTTGCTAACCGAAGccgaaaaatcattaaaaaatatctagcGAAAATAAAACTATATTAAAACATGCTTTTTTTAGAGCGGTTTTACCGcgatttcatcaaaattcaaacttattttcagaaatttcctctaaaatacaataaataatgtccaaaattattaatttttaccttttttgtgcGTTTCAGTCCCTCTTATAGCCAGAAACtgaattatttcgaaaattttcattaaaaataccccaaaaaatcatgaaaatgGGTTAAAGGTGAAGTTATTTTCGCGATTTTTCATACGTCTGTTTATGATTTTGAGTCAACAACTAGGTTTTATAgcgaaatttcattaaatcgaaataaaaaatcactaaattgtgTCAAACATAAGACCTTTATTACCTTTTTTTGGACGTTTTAACATATTTTCAGTAagaaaagtatttatttaaaagaatacGTTAAAAAGAAACCGAAAAATTTAAGccttttatatatttttatacatttatgcctttttcgagcatttaaaaattttattcaactcaAAATTTACGAGATTTagctaattaatatttatctCTGCCATTCTACAGCGAAAAACGCTAATATTTCGTGAAATTGCGTTGAAAATGGtgatatttttgagtttttttaattgacttCGGTACGTATTTTAGTTCAAAACTCAGTTTTTCGCGAGATTTTACTAAACTAAACAGACAAATTACTGATTtgggtcaaaaatgacataataATCTGGCCTTATTCAAGCctttattcaagaaaaaatgtgaagaaGCAAAGTCTAGCTAACGCTACTCTACGTAACCTCTTAATATTAATTCaagaaaataacataatttttaaataatactaaaagaaGAGTAGATGTGTCTTAAATACTActgaaaaactgtaaaaaataataataataaaaataaacataataatacaaaatgaaaacaaaatagcaaaagaataaaaataataacattatttgttttttaaataagtttactGGCTTTGACTTCAAATGGTTTTcgatattattataaatgacaACAGCGTTTATAGGTAAAATATCTAACAAACAACTGGTGTTATTTTCATACACAATTAATAATGCggaactgaaaaaaatatcacaaaacgtcgaaaaatttaactatttattcgtatttttcttttaataaattttgcagAGAATATGACGTTTTGGGGAAATCAGGGACCTATTTCCCGAACaatcttttacattttttacttactAAGAACGAGtcaaaataattctttctGACTTTGGATAAATTGGGCAATTTTTATAAGAACAGCAGTCTTTGTTAAAAAACAAGATAAGCGAAGAAACCATTACCGAAAAACAAActtgttttgtgattttctgtatcaacaaaaaaatacttaaaaataacaaattggTCTATTTTGCAATATCTGGCActgatttaacagaaaaaaagccaGATTTTTGTGAAGAGTTCataaataagctgaaaaatattGCAACAATAGGGATTTTActgtttgaaatttgaaattaagtgCAAGTGGGTAACTCCAACACCACTGACCTGATGCAGCACGGTTTGCTTTCGAAGGAGCACGGAAGACTCGATTCGGGCAGGGAGAAGCGGAAAGGGAACTTGTGGAGGCCTCTGGGGAGGATCGGGATGGTGGTCTCTAGGTTTTTCTCCCCCCAGATGACTTGGCGTTCGTCGATGAAGTACTGGTCGTCTTTGACCGTGCGGCGGTCCCCCGACAGCAGAACCTTCCATTCCGCGTGGGCTTTCCCCCGCAAAAGGATGCGAATCGCTTGAAACAAATCGTAAAAATTCGGGACTTTACCAACACAATTCCGTTACTTCGCAATTTGAAATTCTCGACGGTGTCTAGGATCACAACACCGTTGATGTTCTCGCCAGCGTAGTAATACTCTTTGTCTAGTTTGATGTCGAATTCGCGGATGTAATCCATTTTACCACATTGTGAGTCCACTCACTGAATGTTTCACACAGCATCAGCTGTTTTTCGGGGAAAAATCAATAGGCTAAAGCATGCTCAGtttcgataaaatttattcGGATAAAATCACATAACTGGTAATGGATAATAATCATAAACTTGCATAAAtatatagaaaaataaatgcgTAAGTACGGAAATCAAGTGCTAGGCAATTAGGCGCTTTATCACACTAAGCTATGGTGGCGTTCCACTTTTCTTTATGCTGACCTAACCCAAATCCGGTATCGTAATTACCCTTGGAAATAAAAAGGCGCTTAAAATGTGGCATGCAGTATAAAAGACCTTGATTGTACGAATACGAATCCATCCTACGAAACGAACAATCACAAAAACAAcactttattcaatttcttgtaCAGGAATTTCACACGCGACTCTGTCACGACTTACCTCAAGACACAGTTACATTCCATGCACTTGAAGCAACTCTTGTGATAGATGTGATTGTGTACGGAAATTTTCTCTAAAGGATACACTCTCGAATTGCAACTTTCGCACCTTTCCGTAACATTCGGAAGCTCCTTCAAAAAAACGtgtaacaaacaaacaaaacccAACGCAAAATTGAATTGTCTTTTTTCAGGATTGCAGTAAAATCACGGCGTCTACATACAGCAATTTATTCCACTCAGAAAATAACAGATAAGATTGGCACAATTAcaaatatagaaaatttaatagcaACAAATCGCAAACATCAATTAACGTTCtataaaatttacaagttAAAATAAACTGAACAAACATATCAATATCAAAATCCAATAGAAATGGCTCATTTTTAGGAAATACATTAACATGTCTACAGCTATGTTACATAATATTAAGAGAGAAAAGCCGGTAGAAACTTTGGCGCTCGTTTCGCTCACTGTGGACAAAAAACAATTGAGTTACAACCACAAATCGGTGGAACATCGACACAACCATGCATTGGGTGCAAAACACGATATTAGTGCAACAAAACACGCATTATTGTTAGAAAAAAGACAATTCAATTCGAGCAACATCGACCAACTCACCACAAATCGGTTCACTTTCACCCTCGGCTGTCGCGTCTCCGTGCTGCTCTCCCGCATTGACTCGAACCGGGCCCTTAAACTGGACAAAACAAAGTgacaaattattaacaaacaaGTTACTTACGTTTTGGTCGACTCGATTTGCGACTGCTCTTCCCCCAGTTCCTCAATAATGTTCACCGAACTATTATTTTGCTCCTTTTTAATTTCGTTGGCTTCCCATCGCTCGAATTTGGCACGCAATTGCTTCGCTCTGGCCGCTTTTTGTGCCTCGATTAAATCCTCGTCGGCGATTTTTCCGCGATCGATTTCGTCCTCTTCTTCGGTTTCTTCGCCGGAATCGCTTTCAGCCTCACTGTTCGATTCGGGACGAGTGGGTTCCGGGGGTGGAGTGAACCGTTTTAAAGGTTTAGGGCCGATGGGTTGGGGTTCTTTTGCGAGGTTTTCTTCCATTTGACGAAATTTGTTGAGCATTTTTGTAGCGGTGTGCGTTTCTTTAGCTATGACCGAATCTTCGATGATTTCTTCCGAACGGACGATTTCCGGGTCTCTGTAGACTTCGCGGTCGGGCGTAGGCGCCTACAAAATATTGagttgttcaattttttttttattttgggagACAAATATTATTCAGGATGTTTTTGGATAAAGGTTGCAGTGgtgtttatttctttaagtgggacaaattgaagaaaatttacataaattattgCGTTTTCAGAGCTTTTTTGAcgctttttattcaaaaatattttggcaaaaacaatttaaaaattcattaaattaggTCAGAAATAGGGCAATTCTTGTCCCTTTCGAGTGTTTTCGAACTAAAATTGGGTTTGTTCACGAGATTTTAGTAAAACTGGCCGAAAAATCACTATATTCAGATAAAAGGTTGCCAGAAGACTTTCCTTTTCGTGCTTTTAACCACAAGCTCAAAAAGAGATTTCACGAAACTAGAGCTAAAAAATCGCTCAATTATGTGCATTTGTTTTGTCTATTTAAAGCAATAAGGCAactattttgagaaattttgtcaaaaacggGCTAAAAACATCACCAAATTAGAttgaattttgcattttttcaaagatttaaGTACAAAACGTAAAACTGTGATCGGAAATTTCGTCCaaaataagttaattttttttagagcGTCTCAATCCCTTTTACAGCCAGAAACACGTCAAACATAGCGCCATAATtacctttttttttagatgtttTAAGATATTTTCAGCAAGAAAagtatttaattcaaaaaaatcgttaaaaagaataaattattaaattgcgtagaatttttttgtttatttatactttttcgagcaatcaaaaactttattgaagttaaagtaaataaagtaaagtctaaaataaaataaataatgtcctaaatcattagtttttaccttttttgacAGTTCCAGTCCCTTTTATAGCAAGAAACCAagttatttccaaaaatttcaagaaaaataccccaaaaaaatttcaaaatgagtTGAAAGTGGAGTTATTTTCGCATTTTTCATACGTCTGAGTATGATTTTGAGCCAACAActcgattttttaacaaaatttcattaaaaatgggaacaaaaaatcaccaaattgggtcaaacacaacaccattattatcttttttttggaCGTTTTATATATTTTCAGTAAGAAAAgcatgtattaaaaaaaacgtaaaaaggaaaccgaaaaatcactaaattgcATAGAATTTTTTACACTCTTATGCCTTTTTCGAACATTTAAAACCTCTATTGAAGCTAAAATTTAGGAAATTTCGCCAAATAAAGTTTATCTTTGACACTTAATAGCGAAAATCTTGATTATTGCGAAAACTTATGCAGAAAATATGCCaggaaaaatagtcaaaatattttaaaaatggtgttacTTTTGCGTTTTTCGAAGGTTTAAGAATATTCTTCAAACCATATTTTATGCGGAATTTTGCTAACCGAAGccgaaaaatcattaaaaaatatatagcgAAAATAAAACTATATTAAAACATGCTTTTTTTAGAGCGGTTTTACCGcgatttcatcaaaattcaaacttattttcagaaatttcctctaaaataaagtaaataatgtccaaaattattgatttttaccttttttgtgcGTTTCAGTCCCTTTTATAGTCAGAAACtgaattatttcgaaaaatttcagtaAAGATACCccaaaaaatcatgaaaatgGGTTGAAAGTGAAGTTATTTTCGCGATTTTTCATACGTCTGAGTATGATTTTGAGTCAACAACTCGTTTTTTTACggaaatttcattaaatcgaattaaaaaatcactaaattataTCAGACACAACACCATTATTaccttttttatataattttaacatattttcagtaagaaaagcatttataaaaaaaccttaaaagaaaccgaaaaatcattaaattgcataatttttttttaaacttatgcctttttcgaacatttaaaaactttattgaagttaaaatttaggagatttcattaaataatgtttagcTTTGCCATTTTACAGCGAAAAACGTGATTATTGCAAAAACTTGCACAGAAAATATGACAGAAAAAAGTCACATTAAGTGTTAGTTTTGCGTTTTTCAAAGGTTTAAGAACATTCTTCAAATCAGATTTTATGCCAAATTTCGCTAATCATGGTcgaaaaatcattaaacacactctagcaaaaataaaataatattaaaacacgttttttttcGAGCGATTTTACGGcgattattttcgaaaatttcgtccaaaattattaatttttaccttttttagaGCATTTCAGTCCCTTTTAGagtcagaaacaaaaaaaaaataccccATAAATCATCAAAATGGGTTGAAAATGTAGTTATTTTCGCATTTTCCATAAGTCTGAGTataagtttaagtttaaatcgaaataaaaaatcactaaattgaATCACACATAACACCACTATTACGGTTTAACATGTTATATTATAAGAAAAGTAttaagcatttatttaaaaaaaaaacaataaaaaaaccgaaaaaactTTATTGAACTTAAATTTTACGATATTTGCTTATTCATATTTATCTTTATTTGTCATTCTACAGCCAAAAACGCTAATATGTCGGGAAATTGCGTAGAAAATAAGCCAAATTAGGTTGAAAATGATGATATTTTTTGGTAAACATTCAGTTTTTCGCGAGATTTTACCAAACTGAACCGACAAGTTACTGAATTgagtcaaaaatgacataatcGGGTTTTTTACACGAATTCGGGGCAAAAACTCGCTTTATTATGTCAAAAGTAATATTTGTTTTCGCCTTATTACAGCAAGATCTCGCGACATTTCgctgaaacaaacaaataaatagcaaaattaaatcaaaaatggtgtttttaatgcattttgtaagagatttttcagtttctttgtaGATATTTCACTAAAACGAGCCAAAATAACAAGGATTAAAATTCGATATGGGGAAGACTGAGTACAGATTTCCACAGCCAACAAGCCTTATCCAAAAACAGGTTAAACATATTATATTTTGCTGTTTATTACGATCGCAATAGCATTATTCATGGTTAAAATCCAGTCGCGAAAACATGCGTTGATTATTACCGAGGACTAAATGATTGTGAGAAACACCAAGTTGCCAAAAATCACAATCACTTGTACGGTTAATACGAAGCAAAATTAGTATTGTTAACGGCACTCGAATCGTTAATAATTAACCTTGACTTGTCCCTCGCGAGGCGGCGTTATCCGAAAActtttcttctctttttccgGTTCTTTGTACgtttcgaaaaatttgaaacgtTGCTGAATATCAGAAGTGCGAATTTGTACATCGTCCACGACATTCACCGATGATTTAACAACATCTTCCGATGCCGATCTCGACAAATAATTCTAGATTTTTACCGCTATTTACGTgagttttttgcttagataaaTACTTACATCGCGTGCTTTCTTCACGTCGATTTTCGGCGTCGTAATCGGTGTTATTTGTGGCGGTTTTGACGCGTTCGCGTCCAATTCGAGGAAAAGCGACCGCGATTTTTTACTAATCTCGCTCTCGTACACTTCGTTCTCTTCTGCGTCTTTTTCACGGGCGCGTTCTTGGACCACTTCGCCCTTTTCGAATTTCTCTTTCAGCGACTTTGTGTCGCACACTTCGATTGGGGTTTCCTTCTTCAAGTTGGTACACGATTCCGACTCCATTACGGCCTGTTGGTACGCCTCCTTCATTTTGCCTTGTTTTCCCATAAATAGTCGGTTTCTTATCGATTGTATTTCCTGTTTCCTTTCTTCTCTTCGTTCGTCTCGCGACGTGGTTTGCTCCCCTTGTTCCCACCGACTCTTAACATCCGACATTCCCGTAAAATGAAACGGTTTTTCTTTTTGCACTCGCTTCGCTCGGATTAAATCGGCATCTTCGCCCTCAATTCCATCGTCTTCTTCCTCCTCTTCCTCGGAGGAACTCTCTTCAATCGGGATACCGTTCAGGGAATCATCGGCGACCCCGATATCCATTCCTTTCGCCTGAAATCTAGGAcgagttttacaaaaaatttgcttcagaCACAACATTTAAATACTTTGCTAGTTTCGAGAGAATCGAAGGTGAACGTTTGACATTGACATGGGACGGTATTCGTTCTTCACTTGTTTCACTCTGATGATGTTCGAAAACTTGAAAACGTTCTTTCACGTTCAGACTTTGAAGCTCCTCCAAACCCAAGTCAGGCTTGTCACTGGCTGgaataaatcacaagataccAAATCAAACACACGGGAAGTTGCGTCATTTCGTATCACAATTTGTTAGGTTTTAGTTACGGAAGACTATAGCTTAGgaaacgaaacgagatacaaaaccGCGGGGTTTTCTGtacccaaaaaaattgttacggTGGagtaaaatgagggcgcttcgagcgttttaaattaatttaaatccaaccaattcactaattacttggagaaaaaaactacaactttgttccttatactttttttgtaacttcaaccgtatttccagcgttttggtaaattaataaaatataatacagggtgtaacGAAAAGATGTGTACAATAGGGAACCAGAAATTCCTTAGCTTGAAAATAGAGCGATTTAGTCCAACTTACTTACTTACTAAGATGCACCGTTTCAAAGTTAAAGGGcgccaaatttcaaaaaatattttcgattttctttaataactttttaatgaataatcGATTTCAATGAATCTGGGAAGTGATTTGCCATCAAAACCATATATTTTCATACTGttgactttgtttttttttaatgaagtaCTCACCAATCAACaatttaacacattttaagacatatttttgttaatcgtTAGCTGAGTAGTGTAatcctttttttatttgaaagacCAGTtctttttgaacaatttttgtaacttataaaatttttgtatcggTCTCggttttggagtaaaaaaataatttaagtcgacgtgtcaaaattttagaccttcgaccatttattattaatgggttttaaattattttttttattttggttttagttCCTTTAGAtagataacaataaataacaataatgtaattagttattaatttaaacaaaaaaagcattttttcacGAAACTGTAAACTAATtgtaaactaattaaaatcaacaCTGTCGTTACAACTTACAAATGTAATAagtaaagtaataattaaataattgaattaaataattaaatgcatttttaaaaccaataataataattgacaaACGTCCGAAATGTTgacaattttacataattatttttttattccaaaaccaAGGccgatacaaaaattttagaaaatatacaaaaagtGTTCATAATTAAAAGgtctttcaaataaaaaaagaattacacCCTTCAGATAacgtataacaaaaatatgttataAAATGTGTTCAATAGTTGATAGGTAAGTACTttacaataacataaaatcaaaaaaaaaaacaccaaaacatGTGGTTTTGATGACAAATTTTTTGTaccaaatttcatcaaaattgattatttcatttagaagttactaataaaaaaacaaaaataatttttggaaataagtTTGGAGCCCTCTAACTTTTAAAGGGTGAAACTTGGTATAGAGGTAAGTTGggttaaattgttttattttgacttgGAGAATATGTGGTTCCTTTTTCCCAACTTTTCGTTACACCCAgtatattaaaatgtaaaaacaaatttttaataaatttgcgtaaacgctgcgaatacggttgaagatacaaaaaaagtgtaaggaacaaagttgtagagaattaaattttctacaaaaaagtccgcgacgtCCTATTTCTATCtgtaacggtttaggtataaattaacttccgaatacttgaccaccgacaaaataaagcaaatccgtcgcttgaacgtctttggggcctaaatggttgaagttAGAGATtaggtctcgcggacttttttataggaaatttaattctctacaactctttttcaaacatttttcttgtaattgtcaccgtattcgcagcgttttgaaaaataggaggcagagtgcaaattggtaaaagtttatttttttttaaatacagtttacgataaaatttttgcataatgtttatgttttactattaagaatttaatgctcaatctgtctttacttttttatttgctgtgtgttaaccgttatacagatacaaccattttttttctgaaaacttaaacGGTAATGGAGCTGCGCCCTCTAACGACATTAACAGAACTATCAAGGACgggggaacgttttatttgtacgtcgttt contains:
- the LOC659027 gene encoding arrestin domain-containing protein 3; the encoded protein is MDYIREFDIKLDKEYYYAGENINGVVILDTVENFKLRTIRILLRGKAHAEWKVLLSGDRRTVKDDQYFIDERQVIWGEKNLETTIPILPRGLHKFPFRFSLPESSLPCSFESKPCCIRYYFKVTIDIPYASPPQGMKYFTVIGPHIDCMDEQYLKPLVYEDRKSTCCWCCKKGTISLRCVLERSAYVCKESVKLKATIDNQSDDEVRLRVRLEQCCEFFIDRGVLGVSKDLKHLVFEYRGSNVKPHSRSKWDSANSLVLPPMPTTLVGICRLVQIYYVLSVSLDSDKDVDIVQVSFPITIATVPFRIPNTNTTPAIQYEHACSHVEGGQYIGPEFLLGQVYDGNEHHIREPIVLYKPLYVTVDKSETN